The Leptospirales bacterium genome includes a window with the following:
- a CDS encoding YceI family protein: protein MNRTRLLVAALVLALLTPGLAAQAPTAAESPRISGWRIDTSASQISFYVRARLTNVRGVFRSFGLREFSMSGDDLSSMRGKIAIQTATVFSRDSKRDEHLRQDDFFWSERYPDALVTVDSIVLQEGRYMATFTLQIRDKSKSYTIPLEIVREGQSIRATGSLQADRHHFDLNGTFGANLVMDDLVDLNFRIVLTKG, encoded by the coding sequence ATGAATCGGACCCGTCTTTTAGTTGCCGCACTTGTCCTGGCCCTGCTAACGCCCGGCCTGGCGGCGCAAGCGCCAACAGCCGCTGAAAGTCCGCGCATCAGCGGCTGGCGCATCGATACCAGCGCCAGTCAGATTTCCTTCTACGTGCGCGCCCGTCTGACCAATGTTCGCGGCGTCTTTCGCAGCTTTGGCCTGCGCGAGTTCAGCATGAGCGGCGACGATTTGAGCAGCATGCGCGGCAAGATTGCCATTCAAACGGCAACGGTCTTTTCTCGCGACAGCAAGCGTGATGAACACCTGCGGCAAGATGACTTCTTCTGGTCGGAGCGCTATCCGGACGCTCTGGTAACTGTAGACAGCATTGTCCTGCAGGAAGGCCGCTATATGGCGACCTTCACCTTGCAAATCCGCGATAAATCAAAGAGCTACACCATTCCGCTGGAGATCGTGCGCGAAGGCCAGAGTATTCGTGCTACCGGATCCTTGCAGGCCGACCGTCACCATTTTGACTTGAATGGAACCTTCGGCGCAAACCTGGTCATGGACGATCTGGTTGATCTGAACTTTCGCATTGTGCTGACGAAAGGCTGA
- a CDS encoding DUF1501 domain-containing protein, with protein MSIDRMIQILRRASMSRGEFLKGAGAALAGAAAAQVFGRRLHAEDIYDDVTLPSPVKSVIFLNMAGGMSHIDTLDPKPGLTNFAAVDSAIPSLRVAETFQKTARVLNHLSVIRTTWSEEGDHGFGQYLLNSGYRMSEGRGFPDLPNFGSMIAYVKKRNAEAGPYFPSQITLGERSGLIGRPGFLGVHYAGFHIGNLNQPVNHLRPAWGRYTPERLARREQLLNIVNGPFKAQNSAAAIGYWDKSFEAALDFMNTDRLSVFDIAREPAALRARFGESWAGKALLMARRLAEAEIPFIQVTLGGWDTHNNNRDRVATICRDLDGAIATLTAELASSGLLKQTLLVLSTEFGRTPEVGGRDGRDHFPSCWTTLIGGGAIPGGVVVGESNEKGTRERQGSERYHWRDVMATIYRAAGIDHEAHLTNSAGRPLPFVPRSAKPIAALLPGA; from the coding sequence ATGTCAATTGATAGAATGATACAGATACTGCGGCGCGCATCCATGAGCCGCGGCGAATTCTTAAAGGGCGCCGGTGCGGCGCTGGCCGGCGCGGCCGCGGCGCAGGTCTTTGGCCGGAGGCTGCACGCCGAAGACATCTACGACGACGTGACTTTGCCATCGCCGGTCAAGAGCGTCATTTTCTTGAATATGGCCGGCGGCATGAGCCACATTGATACGCTCGACCCCAAACCCGGGCTGACAAACTTCGCTGCCGTAGACAGCGCCATTCCCTCGTTGCGCGTGGCGGAAACTTTTCAGAAAACGGCGCGCGTCCTGAACCATCTTTCGGTAATTCGAACAACCTGGAGCGAGGAGGGCGATCACGGCTTCGGGCAGTACCTGTTGAATAGCGGATACCGCATGAGCGAGGGGCGCGGCTTTCCGGATCTGCCGAACTTTGGATCGATGATTGCCTACGTAAAAAAACGCAACGCCGAGGCAGGACCCTATTTCCCTTCGCAGATCACGCTGGGAGAACGCAGCGGCTTGATCGGCCGCCCCGGATTTCTCGGCGTGCATTACGCCGGCTTTCATATTGGCAACCTCAACCAACCGGTCAATCACCTGCGCCCGGCCTGGGGCCGCTATACGCCGGAGCGTCTTGCCCGCCGCGAACAACTGCTGAACATTGTCAATGGCCCCTTCAAGGCGCAGAACTCGGCGGCGGCGATAGGCTACTGGGACAAGAGTTTCGAGGCGGCGCTGGACTTCATGAACACCGATCGCCTTTCCGTTTTCGATATTGCGCGCGAACCGGCGGCGTTGCGCGCTCGTTTTGGCGAGAGCTGGGCGGGCAAAGCGCTGCTGATGGCGCGCCGGCTGGCGGAAGCGGAGATTCCCTTCATTCAGGTGACGCTGGGCGGTTGGGATACGCACAACAACAACCGCGATCGCGTGGCGACGATTTGCAGGGATCTGGATGGCGCTATCGCAACCTTAACTGCGGAACTGGCCAGCAGCGGATTGTTGAAACAGACGCTGCTTGTCCTATCTACAGAATTCGGCCGCACGCCGGAGGTGGGCGGACGGGATGGTCGCGATCATTTTCCATCTTGCTGGACGACGTTGATCGGCGGCGGCGCTATTCCTGGCGGCGTGGTAGTTGGCGAGTCCAACGAGAAAGGAACCCGCGAGCGACAGGGATCGGAACGCTATCACTGGCGCGATGTGATGGCAACGATCTATCGCGCTGCGGGAATTGACCACGAGGCCCATTTGACAAACTCGGCAGGACGCCCTCTGCCCTTCGTACCGCGGTCGGCGAAGCCAATCGCGGCGCTGCTGCCTGGCGCCTGA